The nucleotide window GGATGCCTTAGCGTGCACCGATCGTTGCAGGCCGCCATTAACCTTGGTTAATGCGACGGCGCAGCCGGGACAGGCTGATGGGGCTTATGCCGATGTAGTTGGCTAGTTGAACCTGGTTGAGCTGGGTTAGCCAGTGGGGGGCATGGCGGCAAAGGTGACGGTAGCGTTGCTCCGGACTGTTCAGCAGCAGGAATGCCTCCTTCTGCTCCTTGTACAGTAGCTGCCGTTGCAGCAGGGCCAGGCGGGCGGCCTGCCAGCCTGGTGCTTCCAGCACTGACAGGGGCAGGCGCAATGCCGTTACGGCATCCAGTGTTTCTAGCTGGTAGGCAGCAGGTACGCCGCTTAGCCAACTGTTGTAGAGCAGGCAGAGTTCGCCGGGGAAATAGAACTCCTTGCAGCGCTCGGTACCGTCTTCCCGGTAATGGCAAGCCCTGATCAGGCCCTCCTGCACCAAGTAGGCATGGTGCTGGTATTGGCCTTGGGCCAGCAGCACAGTGCCGGCTGCCGCCTGGACTGGCTTCAGCTGCGCCTGTTGGGCGCGAAAGGCATCTTCAGCCACGCCCAGCTTGGCAAAATAGCGGGCTGGTTCGACTATGGGCGGGATGGCGCCATGTAGCGTCATGGTAAAGGGAGAGCCCTGTCTGTTTCCCTCAACGCCTGAGATTGGCGAGCAATACCGGCAGCAGTACCAGCAGGTAGAGGCCGAACACCAGGATCATCCACTGGGGCATGGAATAGCCCAGGAACTCCCAGACCGCCTGGCTGCAGTCGCCCCTGGCCTCGAACACCGCCGGCAGCCACTGGTCCAGCTTGAGCCAGGCCGGGAAGTCGGGGATGAAGGCGCATTGCTTGAAGGGGGAGGGATCGAGCTGCAGATCCACATGCTCGACGGCAATTGCCAGGCCCCAGCCGGCGGCCACACCCCAGCCCGCCAGGGCCAGCCAGCGCAGGGCGGCAAAGGCCGGGGCCACGGCCCCTACCAGGCCGGCCAGTACCAGGCCCAGCACGGCCACCCGCTGGTAGATACACATGACGCAAGGCTCCAGCCTCATGCCGTATTGGAAATAGAGGGCCGTCATCTCCAGGCCGAGGGCGGTGGCGGCCAGCAGCAGCCAGGGGCTGCGACGGCGTGAGAGGCGGGCAAGTGCAGCGAACATGTAAAACCTGTACTTATTGAAAACCGATGGCAGCTATTAAACAAAAAAAGCCGTGCTGGCGCACGGCTTTTGATGTTTTAGTGGCCGCTGCTCGGGGCCTGGATCTCCGTGGCCGAGTGATGGCTTATCCACTGCGCGTCGTAGAACCACTGGGTACTGGCCTCGAGGCCGTAGTAGACCATGGCCATGCCCAGCAGTGACAGCACTATGGTGTAGGGCAGGGCCATCCACACCATGCGACCGTAGGACAGGCGCAGCAGCGGTGCCAGGGTGGAGGTCAGCAGGAACAGGAAGGCGGCCTGGCCGTTCGGCGTGGCCACGGACGGCAGGTTGGTGCCGGTGTTGATGGCCACCGCCAGCAGATCGTACTGGTCGCGGCTGATCTGGCCGTGGGCCAGGGCACTCTTGATCTCGTTGATGTAGACGGTGCCCACGAAGACGTTGTCTGAGACCATGGAGAGCAGGCCGTTGGCGATATAGAACATCACCAGCTGCACCTTGCCTTCGTAACCCAGCACCCACTCGATGACGGGGGTGAACAGCTGCTGGTCTATGATCACCGCCACTATGGTGAAGAACACCGACAGCAGGGCGGTAAAGGGCAGGGATTCCTCAAAGGCCTTGCCCAGCTGGTGCTCCTCGATGATGCCGCAGCTGGCGGTGGCCAGGATGATCACCGACAGGCCGATCAGGCCCACGGCGGCCAGGTGGAAGGCCAGGCCCACCACCAGCCAGATGCCGATCAGGGCCTGGGCCACCATCTTGGCCTTGTCCTTGTCGGTGCGCTTCTTGTCCTGGTATTCGGCGTAGTCGCTGAGGATCTGACGCACCGCCTCGGGCAGCTTGGCGCCATAGCCGAACACCTTGGTTTTCTCCACCACAAAGCAGGTCACCAGGCCGGCGGCGAACACCGGCAGGGTCACAGGCGCCATGCGGATGAAGAATTCGATGAACTGCCAGCCGGACGACTCGGCGATGATCAGGTTCTGGGGCTCGCCGACCATGGTGCAGACGCCGCCCAGGGCGGTGCCGATGGCGGCATGCATCATCAAGTTGCGAAGAAATGCCCGGAAACTGTCGAGATCGGAGCGCTTGAGCTCCTGCAGGGTCTCGTCATTGGTGTGGTCGTGGTCGTCGTGGTGGTATTCCTTGCCGGACGCCACCTTGTGGTAGATGGAATAGAAACCGGTGGCCACGGCGATGATCACCGCCACCACGGTCAGGGCGTCCAGGAAGGCGGACAGCACGGCGGCGGCGGCGCAGAAGGCCAGGGACAGCACCGTCTTGGAGCGCACCCGGATCAGCAGCCGGGTGAAGATATAGAGCAGCAGCTGCTTCATGAAGTAGATGCCGGCCACCATGAAGATCAGCAGCAGCAGTACTTCCAGGTTGGCCACCAGCTCGGCCTTGACGTGCTTGGCGCTGGTCATGCCCAGCAGCACCGCTTCTATGGCCAGCAGGCCGCCGGGCTGCAGCGGGTAGCATTTCAGGGCCATGGCCAGGGTGAAGATGAACTCGATGATCAGCAGCCAGCCCGCTACGAAGGGATTGGCGGCGAAGATAATGGGATTGATGATCAAAAAGGCGATTATCGCCAACTTGTACCAGTCCGGGGCCTGGCCCAGGAAGTTGCCGATAAAGGCCCTCGCAATGGAGTGCTTTCTTGTCATGACTGTGGTTCTCTAGGGATCATATTTTGATAGTTTTTCTGCCATCTTAGG belongs to Gallaecimonas sp. GXIMD4217 and includes:
- the nhaB gene encoding sodium/proton antiporter NhaB, with translation MTRKHSIARAFIGNFLGQAPDWYKLAIIAFLIINPIIFAANPFVAGWLLIIEFIFTLAMALKCYPLQPGGLLAIEAVLLGMTSAKHVKAELVANLEVLLLLIFMVAGIYFMKQLLLYIFTRLLIRVRSKTVLSLAFCAAAAVLSAFLDALTVVAVIIAVATGFYSIYHKVASGKEYHHDDHDHTNDETLQELKRSDLDSFRAFLRNLMMHAAIGTALGGVCTMVGEPQNLIIAESSGWQFIEFFIRMAPVTLPVFAAGLVTCFVVEKTKVFGYGAKLPEAVRQILSDYAEYQDKKRTDKDKAKMVAQALIGIWLVVGLAFHLAAVGLIGLSVIILATASCGIIEEHQLGKAFEESLPFTALLSVFFTIVAVIIDQQLFTPVIEWVLGYEGKVQLVMFYIANGLLSMVSDNVFVGTVYINEIKSALAHGQISRDQYDLLAVAINTGTNLPSVATPNGQAAFLFLLTSTLAPLLRLSYGRMVWMALPYTIVLSLLGMAMVYYGLEASTQWFYDAQWISHHSATEIQAPSSGH
- a CDS encoding Crp/Fnr family transcriptional regulator → MTLHGAIPPIVEPARYFAKLGVAEDAFRAQQAQLKPVQAAAGTVLLAQGQYQHHAYLVQEGLIRACHYREDGTERCKEFYFPGELCLLYNSWLSGVPAAYQLETLDAVTALRLPLSVLEAPGWQAARLALLQRQLLYKEQKEAFLLLNSPEQRYRHLCRHAPHWLTQLNQVQLANYIGISPISLSRLRRRINQG
- the dsbB gene encoding disulfide bond formation protein DsbB — encoded protein: MFAALARLSRRRSPWLLLAATALGLEMTALYFQYGMRLEPCVMCIYQRVAVLGLVLAGLVGAVAPAFAALRWLALAGWGVAAGWGLAIAVEHVDLQLDPSPFKQCAFIPDFPAWLKLDQWLPAVFEARGDCSQAVWEFLGYSMPQWMILVFGLYLLVLLPVLLANLRR